A window of Syntrophales bacterium genomic DNA:
GCGCCGGGGGTTGCCGAGCGGGGCGGCCTCTACGTCATCATGACGGAGCGCCACGAGGCGGGACGCATCGACCGTCAGCTGGCGGGACGCTGCGGGAGGCAGGGCGATCCGGGGACCTGCGAGGCCTTTCTTTCGCTGGAGGATCCGCTGGTCAGCGAAGGGGCCCGGGCGGCGCTGGGCCGGCTGGGGGGGTGGTTGAGAAAACACGGATATGCTATAGGGGAAGCCGTCGGGAAACTGGCGATCCGGCAGGCGCAGAAGAAGGTCGAGAGGGCCCATGCGGGTGTCCGGAAGCGGCTCCTGAAATATGACGAAGAACGGGGAGACACCCTGTCGTTCTCCGGGAAAACGGAGTGAAGGCGTCTTATGAAAAAAGTATCCCGATGGGGATGGGAGGCGGCGATCGTGGCCGCGGCATGCCTGGGCCTCTTTGCCGGTGCGGCGGCGGCGGCGGATTTGAGGGGCATCCTCGAACCGAGCGAGGATATCGCGGTCAGCAGCCAGGTGCCCGGCATTATCGAGGAATTTGCGGTCGAGCGGGGGGACCGCATTACCAAGGGCCAGGTTCTCGTGCGGCTGAAGGCGGGGGTGGAGAAGGCCCAGGCGGAACTGGCGCAGCAGCGCTATGAGTTCGCGAAGCGGAAGCTCGAGCGGAACAAGGACCTCTACCAGAAGCAGCTCATCTCGATCCACGAGAAGGACGAGATGGAGACGGAACTCAGGATCATGGAGCTGCAGTACCAGGAGGCGACGGAGAAGTACAAGCTGCGCATCATCCTCAGCCCCGTCGACGGCGTCGTGGTGAAGCGGACCCTCAGTCCCGGCGAGTATGTCGGTGAGGGGGCCATCATGACCATCGCCCGCGTGGATCCGATCAACGTCGAGATCATCGCACCAGCCGGACTGTACGGATCGATCCGGAAGGGCATGTCGGCGGAGGTCCGGCCGGAGAAGCCCGCGGGCAGCGTCTACCGCGGCAAGGTGGTCGTCGTCGATCCCGTGATCGACGCCGCCAGCGGCACCTTCGGCATCCGCGTGGAGCTGCCCAATCCGAAGCATGCGATTCCGGCGGGGTTGAATTGTCGCGTCAGAATATACGGCCGCTGAGGCGACCCCGGAAAAAGCCCGGATGCTGCGTTGCGCGGCACCCCTCGTCGCTGCGGCGTACGGACAGAGTACGCCTCGCTCCTCGGGGCTTGCGCGCCTTGCCTGCGGGCTTTTTGCGGGGTCGTCCCGGCTGTCCTTGATGGATCGACTCACGGCTCGGGACTTCGGGCGCCTTGCATCCGACCATTTTTGAACAGCCCGAAGACGACGTGGAAAAAGCCCGGATGCCGCGTTGCGCGGCGCCCCCATGAGAAAATCATGATCACCCGCCTCATCTCCGGCGGCCAGACCGGTGCCGACCGGGCCGCCCTGGATTTCGCCATCCAGCGGGGCATTCCCCACGGGGGATGGGTTCCCCGTGGCAGGAAGACCGAGGCCGGGCCGCTTCCGGATCGGTATCGCCTGCAGGAAACGGCCTCGGGCGCCTACGCGGAGCGGACGGAAAAGAACGTCCTCCTGGCCGATGGAACCCTGATCATATCGAGGGGAAGCCTGAAAGGCGGCTCGCTCCTGACGAAGGAGCTGGCGGAGCGCCACGGCCGTTCCTGGATGCATGCCGACCTGGACCGCGGGTCCGTGGAGGAGGCCGCCGAGAGGATCCGGGGCTGGATCCGCGACCGGTCGATCGGCGTCCTGAACGTCGCCGGCCCCCGGGCCAGCCAGGACCCGGAGATCTACAAGGCGGTGCGAGGGGTCCTGGAGGCGGTCTTTGCCGGGTCCGGAAGGGCGGCAATGGGAGACGGGACATGAAGAGCGACGCTCAGGACATTTTCCGTGCAGCCCTCCGGGCGGTGGACCCGTTCGAGTGCGTCCGCCGTCATGCCGGCCGGGTCGAGGCCCGTCTCCGGGAGGAGCGCTGCGGGAGGCTGGCCGTCGTCGCCTTCGGGAAAGCCGCCTGCGCCATGACGCGGGGTCTCCTGGAAAGCCTGCCCGGCTGTGATGCCCCGGGAATCGTCGTCACGAAATACGGCCATGCCTCCGGCACCGTTCTGCCGGAGCGGATCGCCGTCTTCGAGGCGGGCCATCCCGTGCCGGATGAAAACGGGGTGTCGGCGACGGTCCGGGCCGTCGATCTCGCCCGCTCCGCCGGGGCGGACACCCTGGTTACCTGCCTCGTCTCCGGCGGCGGCTCGGCCCTCCTGGCTGCGCCTTGCGAAGGTGTCACCCTCGGGGAGAAACAGGAGATGACCCGGCTCCTGCTCGATGCCGGGGCGGACATCGTGGAGCTGAACACCGTGCGGAAGCACGTGTCCCGGGTGAAGGGGGGGCGCCTCGCGGAGGATGCCGCACCCGCCGGTGTGATGTCACTGATCCTCTCCGACGTGATCGGCGACCGGCTGGACTCCATCGCCTCCGGTCCGACGGCACCCGACGAAACCACCTACGGCGAAGCCCTTCGGGTCCTTGAGCGTTACCGTCTTGCCGGGCGGGTCCCCGGCAGTGTTCTCCGGACACTGGAGCGGGGGGCCCTGGGGGAGATCCCCGAGACGCCCAAGCCGGGATCGCCCCTCTTCGAACGGGTGGAAAACGTCATTGTCGGGAGCAACCGGCTGGCCCTGGAAGCCGCGCAGGAGAAGGCCCGGGAGATGGGCTACGAGGTGGTTGTCCTGACGTCGGAGCTGCGGGGCGAGGCCCGGGACGCGGCCCGCCTGCTGGCGGGGAAGGCCCGGGAGGCCCGCTCCGGAAGGACGGGCGGCGGCCGGCCCCTCTGCCTGATCTCCGGCGGGGAGACCACCGTGACGGTGAGGGGAAACGGAACCGGCGGGCGCAATACGGAGCTGGCCCTGGCCTTCGCCCTCGAAATCGAGGGGCTGGACGGGATCACGCTCCTCTCCGCCGGCACGGACGGAACGGACGGTCCCACCGACGCGGCCGGGGCCTTTGCGGACGGGAATACCGCCGTCGAGGCCCGCCGGGCCGGGCTCGATCCGGAGGCCTTCCTCGGGAACAACGACTCTTATCATTTTTTCAAAAAGGCCGGAGGGCTCCTGGTGACGGGGCCGACCGGCACCAACGTCATGGACATCCAGATCCTGCTTCTCCGTTAGGAAAGGAGGATGCCATGCAGTGCTTCGAAAACGGCGTCTTTGTCTCCTGCGAGGACGAAAACCGCGTCTTTTCCGTTCTTGTCGAGGACGGCGGCCGGATCCTCTTCACCGGCGACGAGGTCCCGGGGATGTACCGCGATGTACCGTCCCGGGTCGATCTCGGGGGAGCCTGCGCCGTTCCCGCCTTCGGGGACACGCACCTCCACTTCGCCTCCTACGCCCTGTTCCAGGCAACCCTGGACGTCCGCGACGCCCGGAACTTCTCCGAGCTGGGCGAGGCCGTCCGCGCCTACGGGGAGGCCAACCCGCGGGAAAAGGTCATCCTGGCCTTCGGCTCCTCCGCCCACACGGTGGAGGAGCGGCGGCTGCCGAACCGGCGCGATCTCGACACCGTCACCTCCCGGCCGCTCCTCATCGTGAAGTACGACGGCCACGCGGCCATGGCCAACTCAGCGCTCCTGGCGAAACTCCCCCCTGCCGTAGCCAGAAGGCCCGGCTTCGAGGGGGAGGACGGATGGCTCTTCCAGGAGGCCTTTTACGAGGGCGTGAACGCCATCACGAAGTCTGTCTCGCCGCTTCAGCTCTTCCGGAACCTCATCGGCGGGAACGACGCCCTCGCCGAAAAGGGGATCGGCTTCGCCCACACCTCCGAGGGCGTCGGGTTTCCCCTCGATCTCGACGTCGACCTGATGCGCCTTGCCGCCCGGGGGCTCCCCCTGGATTACACGGTCTTCTTCCAGACGCTGGAGGTCAAAAAGGCCCTCCGCCGGAAGCTGCCGCGCATCGGCGGCTGCTTCGCCACGGCCCTGGACGGCTGTTTCGGCTCCGAGGACGCGGCCCTCCGGGAGCCGTACTCGAACGGCACGGGCAATCGGGGCGTCCTGTTCTACGACCAGGACCGCGTTGATGCCTTCGTCAGGGAGGCGAACCGGGCGGGCCTCCAGGTGGCCCTCCACGCCATCGGCGACGCCGCCGTCGAGCAGGCCGTCCACGCCTTCGAGGCGGCCCTGGCGGACTTCCCGAGGACGGATCACCGCCACATCGTGATCCACGCGGACCTCATCCCGGAGCCCCTCCTGGACCGGGCCGCCCGGCTGGGACTCTGCCTCGCCGTCCAGCCCGCCTTCCTGGACTGGAAGCAGGAGCCCATGGAATACCTGGAGCGCATCCTGGGGGACCGGGCCGACAGCCTGATTCCCCTGAAGAGCATGCTCGACCGCGGCCTTACCGTGGCCGCCGGCTCCGACGCCCCCTGCACCCTGCCGGACCCCATGGCGGGCATCCACGCCGCCTGCAACCACCCGAACCCGGCGGAGCGCGTCTCTGTTCTCGACGCGCTCCGGATGCACACGAGCCGGGCCGCCCGGCTGTCCTTCGACGAGGAGAAGCGGGGGACCCTGACGGAGGGAAAGCTCGCCGACTTCGCTCTCCTCGGCGCGAACCTGCTGGAGACGCCGGCGGAGAGGCTCCGGGACATCGGGGTGACGGGCCTGTACCTGAGGGGGAAGCCCTTTGAAAGGAAGATCCGGGGCCCCCTGGATCTCCTCCTGGGGGCCCTCGGAGGGAAGGGCTGAGTCAGCGGGCGAAGCCGCCGTCGGGGATGTCCAGCATCGACAGGTCCTCGCTCCGGATCGCCTTCGCCGTGGCGCCGGCCTCCGGCAGGACGTGCTTGATGAAATAGCGGGCCGCCGCGATTTTCCCGGCATAGAAGGACGCTTCCGCGTCGCCGTCGATCCAGGCGGACCGTGCGGCCGGGTCCGATGCATTTACTCCCGCCGCCACGGCCAGCGCCGCCAGGCTCTTCTCCGCCACGCCGGCGCCCCAGAGCAGAAGCCACCCCAGGACCACCTTTCCCATCAGCATCAGGAACGGGTAGGCGTTGCCCACGGGGATCATGAACTTTCCCGCCCTGGCCGAGGAGGCGAAGAACATCGCAAGCTCCGCCAGCAGGTTCGCCGCCTCCTGGACGTCCGCCGCCAGGTCCCCAAGCGTTTCGTGGTTCCGGCATTCCCCGACAGTCTTCGACATCTCCCCGAGGAGGCTCATGAAATAGAGGCCCTTCTTCATGCCGAGCTTCCGCCCCACCAGGTCCAGCGCCTGGATGCCGTTGGTGCCCTCCCAGATGGAGGCGATCTTGAGGTCCCGCATGAACTGCTCGACGGGGTACTCGGAGCAGAACCCGTAGCCTCCGTAGACCTGGACCGCCGTCTCGGTGACCCGGAAGGCCGAGTCGGAGCAGTAGGCCTTGCAGATCGGCGTCAGGACCTCGATCATGCCCCGTCCGCTCTCCCGGGCCGCCTCGTCGGGGTCGGACCGGACCCGGTCGGCCAGGAGGGCCGTGAAGTAGACGAGCATGCGGATCCCCTCCACGTGGGCCTTCATCCACAGGAGCATGCGCCGCACGTCGGCGTGGCGGAGGATGGGGACCCGGGGGGCCTCGGGGTTTTTCATCTCCTCCAGGGCCGAGCCCTGTAGCCTCTCCCGGGCGTAGCGGACGGCATGGAGATAGGCGGCGGACGAGACTGCCAGGGACTGGAGGCCGACGCCGATGCGGGCCTCGTTCATGAGCTGGAACATGACCTTCATGCCCTGCCGCTCCTCGCCCAGGAGCTCCGCATAACAGTTCCCCTCGTCGCCGAAGGACAGGACGCAGGTGGCGCTTCCGTGGAGGCCCATCTTCTCCTCGATGGCGGTGACGGCGTAGTCGTTCCGCCGCCCCGGGGTGCCGTCGCCGTTCACCAGGAACTTGGGGACGAGGAAGATGGAGATGCCCCCCGTCCCGGGCGGGTCCCCCTCGATGCGGGCAAGCACCGGGTGGATGATGTTCTCCGTCAGGTCGTGGTCCCCGCTGGTGATGAACTGCTTGGTCCCCTGGATGCGGAACGTCCCGTCGGGCTGGCGGAAGGCCTTCGTCTTGATGTTGCCCACGTCGCTCCCCGCGTCGGCCTCGGTGAGGCACATGGTGCCGGCCCAGATTCCGGCGTACATCTTGTCCATGTAGCGCCGCTTCTGGTCGTCCGTTCCGTAGACCTCGATCAGGTGGGCCGCCCCCTGCGTGAGGTAGGGGTAGGAGAGGAAAGCGTCGTTGTGGACGAACCACTCCTTGGCGGCCACCTCCATGACCAGCGGAAAGCCCTGGCCGCCCGCCTCGGGGGAGGCGATCATGCTGATCCAGCCCCCGTCCCGGTAGAGCTCATAGCAGCGGCGGAATCCCGGCGGCACGGACACGCTTCCGTTCTCCAGGCGGCACCCCACCCGGTCACCCTCGCGGAGCGTCGGGAAGAGGACCTCCGTGCCGTACTTCTCCGCCTCCTTCAGGGCCATGTCGAAGAGGTCCCGGGAGAAGGCGCCGTAGCGCTCCGTCCGGAACAGGGAATCGATGCCCAGCATCTCGTAGAGCACGAACCGCTGGTCCCGCTCGTCGACGATCACACCCGACATATCCTCATTCTCCTTTCGTGATGCAGGAATGAACTGCCCGTTCGTTTTGTCCGTTCATGCCAGGTAGCCCTTCACGGGCAGCAGGGCCTGGCGCCGGAGGACCTCCCGGGTTGCCGCCAGGACGTCTCCGGGGATGCGCTCCCTCGCGTGCAGCATCGGGCCACGCCCGAGGTCCGCCGCGGGACCGAAGGCCAGGAAATGGTCCATGGCCTTGTTGGCGTTGGTGAAGGCGTTGCCCCACGGAAGCGGCCGGACGAGGGTGAAGACCTCGTTGATCGTGTCCGTCAGGCGCCGGGAAAGCATCACGGCGGTCCGCTCGTCATCCGTTTCCATTCCTTTGACCACCTCGCTCAATTCGCGTGCGAAGCAGTTGGCCGTGCTGAGGAGGAAGCCGTCATAGGGACCGCCGGCTTCCCGGAGCCACCGGGCGTAGTCCCCCTCGGCGCCCCGGACGAGGAAAACCCCACCCTTGTCGACGGCGGAGGCAGCGATCCGGTCCGCGCCGCTGGAGTCCTTGAAGAAGACGAGGCGGGGATATTTTGCCGCGAGGCGGGCGAAGGTCTCCGGCGCGGTCTCGCTTTCCGTTACCTGGGGAAGCTGGTACAGGGCCGTCGGGAGGCCGAGGTCGAGGACCGCCGTGAGGCCCGCCTCGATCTCCGCCTGTGTGAGGGAATTGCCGGCGGGAGGGCAGACGGTGAAGCCGGCAATGCCGCGGTCCGCCCAGCCGCGGATTGTTTTCTCTTCTCCGGCTTTCCCGGCCGGCCGGCCCGTGATCTTCAGCAGACCCGACAGGGTGCGCAGCACGTCCTCCGTTTTCCCGCGCAGCACGCCGATGAGGAGGCGGGAGCCGCGCCGGCGGGCCTGGGACAGGGCGAACTCCGTCACCCGGAGCGTCTCCTCCTCGTCCAGTTCCCAGCCGTCTCCCGTCGAGCCGGGGATCAGGTACCCCCCGATCCAGGGAGAGATTGCGTCCAGGTGGGCCTCCATGCGGCCGAAGTCGATGGAGCCGTCCGGGCCGTAGTGGGTGAGAAGGGGGCACCACAGGCGGGGGATCCCCCCGGGAAACAGGCCCCGCATCCAGGCCTGCCGAGTTTCCGGAACGGTCTTCATCGGTTGTCCTCCAGTTCAGAATGGGTGATTGCCTGTGACACCCCGGCCGCGCCCCCGCGTCTGGCGAGCCGTTCGAGGCGCGGGGGCTGTCACGGGGGCTCCCGCCGTCGCGGAAGCGTTTCCAGGTGTTACCGCTGTTGAACCGGAGCCCCGGAGATGGAAACGCTTCCTGATTGCTCCTCTGGGACCCCCCGGCCGCGCCCCCGCGGATGGTGGGCCGTTCGTGGCGCGGGGGGATGTCACGGGGCTACTCGTACTCCTTCGGCACGGCGCAGATCATGACGAGCGGCGCGTCCGGGGCGGTGTTCCTGTAGCGGTGCTTCTCCCCGGGGAGAACGAGGACGAAGTCTCCCTTCTTCACGGGCCGTTCCTCGCCGCTCTCCAGGACGACGGCCCCTTCCCCCTCGATGAAGTAGTTCATGTGCTCGAAGGGGTGGGTGTGGTAGGGCGTGTGCCCGCCGGGCAGGATGGTGAAGACCCGGAACGAGAACACCGGAACTCCGTCGGCCTTTCCCAGGGGAACCTGCTTCCAGACGTCCTTGACCCCCTCCATCGCCATGGGGTTCTTCTCCAGCTGGTCGAGACGGGTAATTTTCATGGCCTTCCTCCTGTCATACCGGATGATGTTGACATGGTGCGGCGCCGGATCATTCGCCGGCGACGGCCCGATCGGCCTGGCCGGTTCCTCCGGCCGGGGGTTCCGGGCCGCCCTTCTTCTTTCGCAGAAACTGGGAGAGAAACGCCAGCGCAAAGAGGGCGATGCCGGTCAGGTCGGTTATCCAGCCGGGCTTGATCAGGAGGAGTGCCGCCGCCATCAGGGCGACCGTTTCGGGCCAGGTCGCCCGGATGAGCAGGCACCGCTGCACCGAGGCGGCCAGGCAGACGATTCCGAAGGCCGCCGTGCAGACGGCCAGGAAGATGCCCGGCC
This region includes:
- a CDS encoding efflux RND transporter periplasmic adaptor subunit, yielding MKKVSRWGWEAAIVAAACLGLFAGAAAAADLRGILEPSEDIAVSSQVPGIIEEFAVERGDRITKGQVLVRLKAGVEKAQAELAQQRYEFAKRKLERNKDLYQKQLISIHEKDEMETELRIMELQYQEATEKYKLRIILSPVDGVVVKRTLSPGEYVGEGAIMTIARVDPINVEIIAPAGLYGSIRKGMSAEVRPEKPAGSVYRGKVVVVDPVIDAASGTFGIRVELPNPKHAIPAGLNCRVRIYGR
- a CDS encoding putative molybdenum carrier protein, translated to MITRLISGGQTGADRAALDFAIQRGIPHGGWVPRGRKTEAGPLPDRYRLQETASGAYAERTEKNVLLADGTLIISRGSLKGGSLLTKELAERHGRSWMHADLDRGSVEEAAERIRGWIRDRSIGVLNVAGPRASQDPEIYKAVRGVLEAVFAGSGRAAMGDGT
- a CDS encoding glycerate kinase gives rise to the protein MKSDAQDIFRAALRAVDPFECVRRHAGRVEARLREERCGRLAVVAFGKAACAMTRGLLESLPGCDAPGIVVTKYGHASGTVLPERIAVFEAGHPVPDENGVSATVRAVDLARSAGADTLVTCLVSGGGSALLAAPCEGVTLGEKQEMTRLLLDAGADIVELNTVRKHVSRVKGGRLAEDAAPAGVMSLILSDVIGDRLDSIASGPTAPDETTYGEALRVLERYRLAGRVPGSVLRTLERGALGEIPETPKPGSPLFERVENVIVGSNRLALEAAQEKAREMGYEVVVLTSELRGEARDAARLLAGKAREARSGRTGGGRPLCLISGGETTVTVRGNGTGGRNTELALAFALEIEGLDGITLLSAGTDGTDGPTDAAGAFADGNTAVEARRAGLDPEAFLGNNDSYHFFKKAGGLLVTGPTGTNVMDIQILLLR
- a CDS encoding amidohydrolase produces the protein MQCFENGVFVSCEDENRVFSVLVEDGGRILFTGDEVPGMYRDVPSRVDLGGACAVPAFGDTHLHFASYALFQATLDVRDARNFSELGEAVRAYGEANPREKVILAFGSSAHTVEERRLPNRRDLDTVTSRPLLIVKYDGHAAMANSALLAKLPPAVARRPGFEGEDGWLFQEAFYEGVNAITKSVSPLQLFRNLIGGNDALAEKGIGFAHTSEGVGFPLDLDVDLMRLAARGLPLDYTVFFQTLEVKKALRRKLPRIGGCFATALDGCFGSEDAALREPYSNGTGNRGVLFYDQDRVDAFVREANRAGLQVALHAIGDAAVEQAVHAFEAALADFPRTDHRHIVIHADLIPEPLLDRAARLGLCLAVQPAFLDWKQEPMEYLERILGDRADSLIPLKSMLDRGLTVAAGSDAPCTLPDPMAGIHAACNHPNPAERVSVLDALRMHTSRAARLSFDEEKRGTLTEGKLADFALLGANLLETPAERLRDIGVTGLYLRGKPFERKIRGPLDLLLGALGGKG
- a CDS encoding acyl-CoA dehydrogenase, with protein sequence MSGVIVDERDQRFVLYEMLGIDSLFRTERYGAFSRDLFDMALKEAEKYGTEVLFPTLREGDRVGCRLENGSVSVPPGFRRCYELYRDGGWISMIASPEAGGQGFPLVMEVAAKEWFVHNDAFLSYPYLTQGAAHLIEVYGTDDQKRRYMDKMYAGIWAGTMCLTEADAGSDVGNIKTKAFRQPDGTFRIQGTKQFITSGDHDLTENIIHPVLARIEGDPPGTGGISIFLVPKFLVNGDGTPGRRNDYAVTAIEEKMGLHGSATCVLSFGDEGNCYAELLGEERQGMKVMFQLMNEARIGVGLQSLAVSSAAYLHAVRYARERLQGSALEEMKNPEAPRVPILRHADVRRMLLWMKAHVEGIRMLVYFTALLADRVRSDPDEAARESGRGMIEVLTPICKAYCSDSAFRVTETAVQVYGGYGFCSEYPVEQFMRDLKIASIWEGTNGIQALDLVGRKLGMKKGLYFMSLLGEMSKTVGECRNHETLGDLAADVQEAANLLAELAMFFASSARAGKFMIPVGNAYPFLMLMGKVVLGWLLLWGAGVAEKSLAALAVAAGVNASDPAARSAWIDGDAEASFYAGKIAAARYFIKHVLPEAGATAKAIRSEDLSMLDIPDGGFAR
- a CDS encoding dihydrodipicolinate synthase family protein — its product is MKTVPETRQAWMRGLFPGGIPRLWCPLLTHYGPDGSIDFGRMEAHLDAISPWIGGYLIPGSTGDGWELDEEETLRVTEFALSQARRRGSRLLIGVLRGKTEDVLRTLSGLLKITGRPAGKAGEEKTIRGWADRGIAGFTVCPPAGNSLTQAEIEAGLTAVLDLGLPTALYQLPQVTESETAPETFARLAAKYPRLVFFKDSSGADRIAASAVDKGGVFLVRGAEGDYARWLREAGGPYDGFLLSTANCFARELSEVVKGMETDDERTAVMLSRRLTDTINEVFTLVRPLPWGNAFTNANKAMDHFLAFGPAADLGRGPMLHARERIPGDVLAATREVLRRQALLPVKGYLA
- a CDS encoding cupin domain-containing protein encodes the protein MKITRLDQLEKNPMAMEGVKDVWKQVPLGKADGVPVFSFRVFTILPGGHTPYHTHPFEHMNYFIEGEGAVVLESGEERPVKKGDFVLVLPGEKHRYRNTAPDAPLVMICAVPKEYE